The genomic region GACGCACGGTGGCGCAGCTCACGTCGTCGGCGTCGACGGCAGCCCCGCGACCCACTCGGCGATCGAGACCGGGCCGCGGTCGGCCAGGACCACGTGGTCGATCACCGGGATGCCGAGCAGGTCCCCGGCCTCCTTGAGGCGCTCGGTCAGGAGCAGGTCGGGCGGGCTCGGCGTCGGGTCGCCGGACGGATGGTTGTGCGCGCACACCGCCGCCGCGGCGCCGGCGCGGATCAGCGGCCGGAACACCTCGCGCGGGTGCACGTCGACGCCGGTCAGGTGGCCGCGCGCGACCTCGGCCTCGATCACGACCACGTTGCGCGCGTCGATGCCGACGACGTAGAACACCTCCTGCTCGAGCCCGGCCAGGCGCGGCCACAGCCGCAGGTGGACGTCCTCGGCGCAGCGCAGCACGTCGCCGCGGGCCCGGGTGCGCTCGACCGCGCGCGCCCCCAGCGACGCGGCCGCCACCACCCGCGCCGCCTGCGCCGGGCCCAGCCCATCGACCCGCGCCAGGTCGTGCGGCGACGCGCGCGCCAGCCCAGCCACGCCGCCGACCGCCACCAGCACGTCGTGCGCGACCGCCGCCGCGCTGCGCCCGGGCCGACCGGTGCCCAGGATCAGCGCCAGCAGCTCGGCGTCGGACACCCGGTCGCTGCCCTGCCGCCACAGGCGCTCGCGCGGACGCTCGTGGGGCGCGGCCTCGGCGGCGGCGGAGGTCTCGGACAGCGGGCGGTCCATGCCGCGCGTACTCAGCAAGGCCCGCGCCACGCGCAAGTGCGCGGGCCCCCGTCGCGAGCGTCCGGAAGCCGGACGTCGTGTCCGGCGACGGCCGAGCCTCGCCGGACGCCGGACGCCCGGCCGCGTCCGGCGGCGCGGCCATCGGAGCCCGGGCCGCGGCGGCTCCTGTGGGAGCCAAAGCGGGCCGTGCTGATCGCTCCGCCCGTCCATATTCAAGCGGGGCCGTGCTGATCGCTCCGCCCGTCCATATTCAAGCGGGGCCCCGCTGATCGCTCCGCCCATCCATATATAGGTGCCGCGAGCGAGCGGGTCGGCCTGACAACGCCGCACACGTTCGCCAATCAAGTTGGCGGAGCGCTCGCCGCAAGGGGTCGAGATCGCACGTAGGCGCCTGGCCAGTTCCTTGCTGTGGTGTGTGGTGTGGACCGATGGTGCGCTGTCCTGGTCGCGGTCGCGACCGCGTGTACGTCGACGCCCGGCGATGACGGCCCGGCGGTGTGCAGCCGGGAAGACACGGTTCGCTTCGCGGCGTGGCGCCCGCACCCGGTCGACGTGCTGGTCGTGGTCGACCGGTCGGCATCGATGAGCGATGATCAGGAACAGCTGGCGAGGTTCGCCGGCGCGCTGGCGAGCGTCGCGACGATCTACGACGCCCACGTGGCCGTGGTGACGTCGGACCTCGGCGGCGACGGCGTCACCGGGTGTGCGGGCGACGGCGACGCGGCGCGGTTCCAGCGCGCGACGATGTGCGGTGTCGACGGCGCCTTCGTGCGGACCAACGCCCGCGCCGACGACGGGATGCTCGACAACGCCGGCGGCGACGTGCGCGCCGCGCTCGCGTGCATGCTCGAGCTGCCCACGTCGAGTTGCCCGGTCAGCCAGCCGCTGGCGGCGGCGCTGCGCGCGCTCGACGGGTCACAGCCAGCCGACGCCGGCTTCCATCGACCCGGCGTGCCGCTGGCGCTGATGATCCTGACCGACAGCGATGACTGCTCGATGGTGGCGTTGGGCGCGCTGCGGGCGACCGGGCTGCCGCTGGGCGACGAGGCCGAGGTCGACCTCGCGTGCTTCACCGCGGGCCAGGGCGCCGACGGCGGGCTCGCGGACCCGATCGCGACCTTCGCGGAGGTCGTCGGCGCTGACCGGTTCTGGATCGGGATCGTCTCGGGCGGGCCCGACGTGCGCGTGGTCGACGGCGCGCTCGCCTCGGCGTGCGCCGATGGTCGCTCGGTCGTCGGGGCACCCCGGCTGGCGCAGCTCAGCGCGCCCGAGCGCCTCGCGCGCGTCGACGCGTGCGGTGACGGATGGTCCGATCTGCTGAGCCTGGTGGCTTGGGCCGAGCCGGGGTGGGCCTTCGCGGCGTGCCTCGACCCTGCCGCCGATCAGGCGCCGACCGTGCCCGGCGCGCAGGTGGTCTGCACGGCCGAGCAGCGGATCACCCCGGTCGACCGCGGCGACGACGTGGTCGCGCCGCTGCCGCCGTGCGGCGCCGGCGACGACGGCCCGTGCTGGCGGATCGCGGGCATCGACACGGCGACCTGTCCCGGCGGCATCGAGGTGCGCAGCGAGGGCGTGCGCGGGATCGACCGCGTCGACGTCACGCTCCGGTGCGAGCTGCCGTGCGACTAGCCGCCGCCGTCGCGCTCGTCGCCGCGTGCGCCGAGCCGCCGGCCGACGACGGTGGCGCGCTGGTCTGCAGCCGCGAGCTCACGACGCGGTTCTGGGGCTGGTACACCGATCCGCGCGACGTGCTGATCGTGATGGATCGCTCGCCGTCGATGGCCGACGACCGGGACCCGATCACGCTCCGGCGCGAGCTGTCGTGCCCGCCGGCGCGACGCGCGCGCTCACACCAGGAAGAACCGGCCCATCATGCCGTGGTCCTCGTGCTCGAGGATGTGGCAGTGGAACATGTACGGGAACGCGCGGTCGGCGGTGCCGGCGAAGGAGAGCAGCAGGCGCACGACCCGGCCGGGCGGCACCAGCACGGTGTCCTTCCAGCCGGCCAGCGGCGGCGGCGGCGGCGCGCCGTCGATGTCGAGCACCTGGAACTGGCGGTGGTGGACGTGGATCGGGTGGGCCATGCCCGAGGTGTTGGTGACGGTCCACAGCTCGACGTCGCCGACCGGGACGTCGAAGCTGATCGCCGCCGGCACCGCGTCAGGTCGGTCATCTGCGTGCCGTTGATCGACACGCTGCCCATCGACATCGCCAGCACCAGCGCGCGTGTGCGCACCGCGTCGGTCTCGGCGCCGCGCGCGATCGGCGCGAACGCCGTCGGCGGCGCCAGCGCGACCGTCGGCGCGGCCCCGACCTCGAACGTCGCGAGGTCGAAGGTCGAGCCGTCGAGGGCGTCAGCCAGGTTCGCGCCCATCTGGCCGGTGAACAGCGCGCCCTTGACCTCGCCCGAGAAGCTCTGCAGCACCACGGCGGCGCCGGTCGCGTCGGCGGCGAAGTCGACCAGGAGCTCGACGCGCTCGCCCGGCGCCACCAGCGCCCGCGTCGTCGCGAGCGGCGCCGCGAGCAAGCCGCCGTCGCTGGCGATCATCAGGAAGCTGCGGTCGTCGG from Myxococcales bacterium harbors:
- the radC gene encoding DNA repair protein RadC translates to MDRPLSETSAAAEAAPHERPRERLWRQGSDRVSDAELLALILGTGRPGRSAAAVAHDVLVAVGGVAGLARASPHDLARVDGLGPAQAARVVAAASLGARAVERTRARGDVLRCAEDVHLRLWPRLAGLEQEVFYVVGIDARNVVVIEAEVARGHLTGVDVHPREVFRPLIRAGAAAAVCAHNHPSGDPTPSPPDLLLTERLKEAGDLLGIPVIDHVVLADRGPVSIAEWVAGLPSTPTT
- a CDS encoding multicopper oxidase domain-containing protein, whose protein sequence is MPAAISFDVPVGDVELWTVTNTSGMAHPIHVHHRQFQVLDIDGAPPPPPLAGWKDTVLVPPGRVVRLLLSFAGTADRAFPYMFHCHILEHEDHGMMGRFFLV